DNA from Petropleomorpha daqingensis:
CCCTCGCCGCGGTAGCGGCGCACTACCGCGACCTGGCCGAGCGCGGGACCCGGCCGGAGCGGGGACGACGGCCGTGCGGCTGACGCTCCTCGCGCGGCAGGCGCTGGCCGAGTTCCTCGGCTCGGCCGGGCTGGTCGCCGTCGTCATCGGCTCGGGTATCGCCGCGCAGCAGCTCTCCCCCACCGACACCGGGCTGCAGCTGCTGGAGAACGCCCTGGTCACCGGCGCCGGCCTGGTCGCCCTGATCCTCGCGTTCGGGCCCGTCTCCGGCGGCCACTTCAACCCGGTGGTGACCCTGGCCGGCCGCGCCTTCGGTGGCGTGTCGACCCGCCAGGTGGCCGCCTACCTGCCCGCCCAGCTCGCCGGTGGCGTCGTCGGTGCGATCGCGGCCAACCTGATGTTCAGCCTGCCCGCGATCAGCATCTCCGGGCACGAGCGCTCCGGCGGCGGGTTGTGGCTCTCGGAGGTCCTCGCCACGTTCGGGCTGGTCGTGCTGGTCTTCGGGCTGACCCGCGCCGGTCGCGGCGGCGTGGCCCCGTTCGCCGTCGGCGCCTACATCGCCGCCGCCTACTGGTGGTCGAGCTCCACGAGCTTCGCCAACCCGATGGTCGCCGTCGCCCGCACCCTGTCGGACACCTTCGCCGGCATCGCGCCGTCCTCCGTCGCCGTCTTCGTCGTCATGCAGCTGATCGGAGCGGCGCTCGGCGTC
Protein-coding regions in this window:
- a CDS encoding aquaporin, whose product is MRLTLLARQALAEFLGSAGLVAVVIGSGIAAQQLSPTDTGLQLLENALVTGAGLVALILAFGPVSGGHFNPVVTLAGRAFGGVSTRQVAAYLPAQLAGGVVGAIAANLMFSLPAISISGHERSGGGLWLSEVLATFGLVVLVFGLTRAGRGGVAPFAVGAYIAAAYWWSSSTSFANPMVAVARTLSDTFAGIAPSSVAVFVVMQLIGAALGVGAVALLYPHAVPVEESR